Proteins encoded within one genomic window of Oryza glaberrima chromosome 12, OglaRS2, whole genome shotgun sequence:
- the LOC127756495 gene encoding RING-H2 finger protein ATL65, producing MRALRPPPAPAPAVSPSPAPSPYAAMFEGGSISSPPAPNPATSPVPAPAPAPVPGSVAEREFAGGRRGAASSSLSPPLIAMLAVVGAALLVVLYARLVSRVFRAARRRWRRRRRRLLMIPGSPADDSFATFTTYDNYYHTFSPYGLDDAAIKSLPSAQYLKSSAMAARGGGGGGGADTAARDCAVCLLEFADGDELRALPLCAHAFHADCIDVWLRAHASCPLCRAAVALPPPVASPVRAARRVRPSLDDLLFFHPVPQPPHAAADPSAAPAEITPASPDHVGPRDDFLLKRSYSFGFERHLLAVEAPSTASPPWRYRLNIVGGGGGADGPNRGGRSSFWSKRWPSPFGGGGGAAAASRVFSFRSYRSAAAKSSPFSRRRGGTGPGGATAPGGGFFMSLASEPPSILAAARRARAAAAASSRLRCGDPEALLSPDRLSR from the coding sequence ATGCGcgcgctccggccgccgccggcaccggctCCGGctgtgtcgccgtcgccggcgccatcgccgtaTGCTGCGATGTTTGAAGGGGGTAGCATTAGCTCGCCGCCTGCTCCGAACCCGGCGACGTCGCCGGTGCCAGCGCCGGCGCCAGCCCCGGTGCCGGGGAGTGTGGCGGAGCGGGAGTTCGCGGGCGGACGGCGGGGCGCGGCGTCGAGCAGCCTGAGCCCGCCGCTCATCGCGATGCTGGCGGTGGTCGGGGCGGCGCTGCTGGTGGTGCTGTACGCGAGGCTGGTGAGCCGGGTGTtcagggcggcgaggcggcggtggcggaggaggaggcggcggctgctcatGATCCCGGGCTCCCCCGCCGACGACTCGTTCGCGACGTTCACCACCTACGACAACTACTACCACACCTTCTCGCCGTACGgcctcgacgacgccgccatCAAGTCGCTGCCGTCGGCGCAGTACCTCAAgtcgtcggcgatggcggcgcgcggcgggggcgggggaggcggagcCGACACCGCCGCGCGCGACTGCGCCGTGTGCCTGCTCGAgttcgccgacggcgacgagctccgcgcGCTGCCGCTCTGCGCGCACGCGTTCCACGCGGACTGCATCGACGTCTGGCTCCGCGCGCACGCCTCGTGCCCGctctgccgcgccgccgtcgcgctcccgCCCCCGGTCGCCTCCCCggtccgcgccgcccgccgcgtgcGCCCCAGCCTCGacgacctcctcttcttccaccCCGTCCCGCAAccaccccacgccgccgccgacccctccgccgcgccggcggagaTCACCCCGGCAAGCCCGGACCACGTCGGCCCGAGAGACGACTTCCTCCTCAAGCGCTCCTACTCCTTCGGCTTCGagcgccacctcctcgccgtggAGGCCCCCTCCACCGCGTCCCCACCGTGGCGCTACCGCCTCaacatcgtcggcggcggcggcggcgcggacggccCAAACcgcggcggccgcagcagcTTCTGGAGCAAGCGCTGGCCATCcccgttcggcggcggcggcggcgccgccgccgcctcccgcgtcTTCTCCTTCCGCTCCtaccgctccgccgccgcgaaaTCCTCCCcgttctcccgccgccgcggcggcaccggccccggcggcgccaccgcccccGGAGGCGGGTTCTTCATGTCGCTCGCGTCAGAGCCACCCTCCAtcctcgccgcggcgaggcgcgcccgcgccgccgccgccgcgtccagccGGCTCCGGTGCGGCGACCCCGAGGCCCTCCTCTCGCCGGACCGGCTCAGCCGGtag